attttactctaatatattatttttttattactataatAAAGACagcaatataaaaaagaataaaataatctttGTATCAATTAATACCCCTACAATacgtttttcttttcaattttatattttcctccACCCCCTTCTCTTTCAATCACTACACATTCTGAGTTTGTTGGAAGTAATTAAGCATTTCCTTTCTCTCCCTCTATCGATCACTCCTTTCTCTGTCAAACACACACAGACAAGGCCATGCCCATAATCGACTTTCATCTTTCTTTCCCGCAAAGTAATTAGCTCACATTCACACCCTCACACTTTCTTCTTCATAGCCACACTCTAAACCATAACACAACACCATGTTaagaaaaacacttattttaagttttatatttttctagtaTGATTATCTaaactgtttttatttaaaaaataaattttatttatttattttaaaaagaaaattttatttattgaataatttttttgataaaaaaacttattttaaaattgtttattttaattttaaactttatggATCCTGGTCTCGAACCTCACCATCCCTCCGGTTATTGTGATCGCCACCCTGAGGAGCAATTCATCGGTTATTGCCCTGAATGTCTTTACGAAGAGCTCACAGTTCATGATGAAAACTCTTCCACCTCCACCCAAGTGGAGTCCCATGCAACTTCCTCCATCATTTCTTCCACCAAAGCTATTTTTCAACCTTTCACTGCCATGTGTGGACCCAATCGACCttgctcctcctcctccttcctcCTCATGCTTCGCCGCACAAAGTCTTTATTTGGCACCTTCAAATCGCAAAGAAAATCCAACAACTTTCCAACCCACAACACCTTATTGTCTCTCTTCAACCAAGATGATGAATACAAAATTCCCAGAGAGGAACCAGAAGTTGAAATGCTTAATCTcgcttcatcttcttctatcgTTCAAGAAGTTGAAGAAGATAGAGGAACAAGAGAAATCAAAGGAAATGAAATCATAGAGGAGGAATTAGAGGTGGAGGCAAAGGAGACACCAGAGGCAATGAAGGACACCATGGATTTGGGTTCGCAAGCGAACAAGAGTTATGGCCATGATTTGAAGGGAATATTTCAATTTGTTTctttggttttcaagaaaaagcTTCAAAAAAATGGAGGCAGaaacaaaagatgaagaagCATGGGTGAAACAACGTTGTTGTGGGGGTCGGGGAcacttttttgtgtgtgtaaataatgctTATATAGTCTTACTATGTTATCTTATGATTTGAAACTATAAAgctttgatttttaatatttactcgtgctttaaagtttaaaaatggAACCTTGGAGCTAAGACCCCATTTTGAGACACTGGACAGTGAGGATGGACCCAAGTTGCTAGAAGCAAGTGTTAATCTTGGACATAAAATCCTAATATATCAAACAACCCTTCATCAAGAGAAAGTTTGGTTAAGAAAACTTAAGGAAAGTGCGAGTTTTGTCTAAGGCAATGGCTTGCACCAGATTTTTTGACCTTAGACAAATTTGTTaacttaattttcattattaaaagccattcttaaataattaacaagcttacgaaaaaattaagttgaaaaAAACATATCTAGACTAGTTTTGGTGCTCAATTTAAAAATCAGGTCAAGTCAAGGTAAAACGATAGtttcaatatttaattaaattaattgattttattcaAGAGAAATGTTAACGATATCCATAATCTATTTTTAAACCTCTCTATGATTGGTTGCAAACATCATTAGTaccatattataattatttttttatggaaaggGGAATTAATTACTATGTTGTTATATTGGATGtggttattaaatatttactatATACTAAGTTGGcaataaatgttaaaaatatatagcCATATCAATCATCATATGAAAACTTAAAGTTTAAGTagttactaaaataaaatagatgtcataataatctttatatttataGCATATTATTGGTGCTGACATGTGTTGTTCAACAATCTCTACAAGATCAAACATAAACAAAGGTAATTTTCCTACACAATcgacttttcttctttcttgatTTCTATATAGTACACATCTCCATGTTATGCATGATAACATAATAAttgcaaatatatattttcattagaAAAATGAATACATAAAGTATaattgcaaaataaaatttttaataactaaatagGCATAATTAATTAAGCACTTTTCCCTTTCTATTTGTGAGCTGAGTAAAAGTTGTGATAATGTGAAGCTTTGTATCCAAATTTATGTTGTAATAAAATGCATGATTAAATTCCTAGCTTATTGGCGTTATAAAAAGCCTGAAGGCTTGACACTAAAAGATTACGTGAGTTAATGCTAGAATGCTAGTGAAAACAAttaggtgattttttttaaattaccaaaatggataaattttaaatttattaattaagtgGGTATAGACAAATCGTTGTTTTAAAGaactttgtttttaaaaaaatgattttgtacaaattttttaaatctaaattaaCAACAATTCCCATTAgggactttatatatatatatatatatatatatatatatatatatatatatatatatatatatatatatatatatatttaaaaacaaagtcGTTCTttgaacaataaattttatataaaaaataaaaaagttgaagTCGTCTTTAAAGACACAACTTCTTATAATttcagtaaataaaaaataaaaaatactaaagtcaattttataaacataacatcttcaatttattttaaaagtgataaaaataaaaccatattttaaaacatgacTTCTTTATATAAAATCGTATTTTAAAGTATAACTTGTTCATGTCCCATACTAAATTCAAAATCGATCTACATCCATTTTggcaatttattaaaaaaatactcctACTTAGTAGAAAAAAAACCAATTAGGCAGAAAAATTTCTATtcccaaaagttgaaatggatgaGTTTGGCATTAGGGAAActagagttttatttttatggataaagcaTGTTTCCTTTTGAAGTCGAGGGATAGTGGAGAGGAGCTTGTGTTGTGGCCTTTCACATTATGCTTTGAGGGATATCATTTTTGTCTTTTAGGGGTGGGACTTGGTTTATTAATTTGTCTAGTCTTTATGGTCTCCTACGTACTCTGTCTTGCCAAATGTAAAAAGGCAGGCCAAGCTATAGCCAATCCCCACCTCATGTCCCATTCTTCAACCCAATCAGGGGAAACCATCTTTGACAAAACACAAAACACTTGACCAAAGCTATGGAAATTTctgcaaataaattttaaatagataaattaattttacaagcataaaaaatgattttaaatgaaatgaattttatattaattttgaaatgatataatttatatttaaacatttttatcataaaagcAAATCAGTagtaaaacttaaataaatttttttatctaactaattaaaaagttatctaaaaattttttaactcaaaattaattatgaaatcaCAATTAGTTCCTcaacatcaaattaaaatatgtgaaaatTGACCTATAACAACATCTGAATTATATGGCTATATAAGCCGTTGAAAAATATATAggtaattttaagtaaaatcacaattgttaaaatatattattctaaaTAACTTATGTGTTTTTCAACTGAGGTTTATTTATCATGTCTTTATGTTTAATTAAGTAGTAGTACTTGCTATGATTTTGTTGTTAGAAGCTTATCATATACTCCAATACTAGTGACAACCATCTTAATCTCGCTAGAGTTAATTTTTTGAATGGCCTAGATCATGTGATTAAAgtcttttgagtaattaaaTGCATCATTCTCCGTTTcactttaaaactatttttggtATGGTGTGAGGTGGGGCTTGGTTTATGTACCTTTGTGTTTGGGATACTGATGGAAGCACAGTTGTTTGCTTAAGAAGCAGAACCATGTGGGAGGGTTAATTGGGAGTCGtatggagaaaaagaaagccgaaaaacaaaaaaggaacttgaaacaggaaaaagaaaaagagaaaaaggaaagtgaaagatagattaaaaatatacgagaaaaagaaagagagggagagagagacaagtgtgagaaaaataagaaaataaagacttttttcttcttcttttctctcactCAAAATGTAGATatgagaaaaagatgaagataaTTTCCACAAGTCGACTTTCAAATTTCTTAACAACGGAAAGGTACATAAATCATGTACAAAATTACTTAAAGTAATATTCATACAAAGGACAAGTTATACAAAGGAAAATAATTggcatttaaaaaaagaagaaaaataccttaAATGATAAGTAAAATTAGCATTTATTACATTATATGAATAAACTTGAGCTGCAATAtataaaaacatcattttaaaaattacttcatAGGATAAAATTACTTAATGTAATTAACTTAGTGAGGATAATAGTATCATGTTTTTTATATGTCTCATAATAGTAtcatatatgttaattaaatttcattgattgaatcataatataaactaagaaaatcatccaaaaaatctatatataaCTTAAGTTtgacaaaatcaatataaaaaaaaggaccTGAATCATTCCAACCACTAAATTACAATCTAACCAGTTGGCCGGTTTAAGTAATACCTCTATgcttgatatataaaaaaagaagttagaaCATGAATAGCTTCATCAAGTAAAATATACATACTCgttacaaaaaaaagtaaatatacatACATTTTTTGCTGACATAAGGGAAAAAGCCCAAGGAAACAGAAAAAAACAAACCAGAACATAGGCAAATTGCCTACAACATCAGAAGCTAAACCAGcagcaatacaaggaagaggaTCATCCAAGATAACAATATGATGTCCTAACTGCAAGGCATCTTTAGCAAGTAGtaaacatacatacattacACCAAAAAAGTATACGTACGTATATAATTGGTATAAATAGTCAATCTTAATTGGgtttaaattctatttattgtcgatataaaaaaaacttaattgttgattaattagaaattattgttCATAtagtttttaagaaaattagtgtCAACAATTTTATCATGTATAacaatttctaatttattaacaattaaCTTTTATCAAGtaaacatacatacattacACCAACAAAGTATACGTGTAcgtatataatttcataatacaTCGTGtggttattttagtttttttttaaagtaatatataacttattttgaactttttaagaaagtttttataaatgaaattatttttaaattaaaaaaattcgaaacttcatttaaacattaaaaaatgaatttaatttaaatacagtAATAATGTGAAGTTTTTTTACTaccatttaataataaattattgtaaatgaTACGCttattgattttatataattattttgaaaaatattttaattagttgtaagtgaaaaaaatctttacacCATCATCACatcacataaaaattaaaggatacttattaacattttttacaattcatttttattatatttttcttcttatatatatatatatatatatttaaatttctcattatatattatatcatatctataactttctctctctatctttattttttttttctgtcctTAATCCCATTCTATCACAAAATAGGATGAGCATTTGCAGTTCCtcagaattaaaatactttGTTTAGGAGAAgaattaaaatacttaaagaGTAACATAAAAGTAAAgctgtgataattaatttagtttttaattaaattatatattttaagttatttgaaACTCTTTTATAATTaacactaattatttatttaaaatgtattttaaatgccatttattttctttaatttttcaataaaaacaaaacttaaCGTGGCATATTAAAAGACATTAATAACTCACAGTCAACGTGGCATACATTTAATAACACATTAACACTGGGTAAAAAGAATTACTAATATATAAGGCATACTTAAGAATATCTTAAGTAATAAATGTTGAGGTTCCTTTAATAATAGATACAGATCAGGAAAAACACTAAATATTCATATACATGGGAAGAAAAATCACCCAAGAAAATAACTGTAAATTCTCTAAAACTACGTAAAAGAAACTCTTTTAGTTTCATacatttattttagtgaaaagtttctagtcaaaattaatttgaacacttttttcaaattaatttaattaactttaaaatactgcatatttttatttaaataatatttttttgtcaaaaaaaaagcattttaatctaataaataTGAAACACCGACGTGATTGTATAAATTTcactgttaattttttttatatatttttattatattatgagtttaatttcaatatattattatgaatattttacactcttgataaaataaaaactatttgaaaCATAGGTTTTAAACTAagcattataaataaaaatatttttcattacatAATAATTCATGTCTCATAATCAACAATGTAAATCtataaatttaacttaaatttatattatatttttatttctataataatgataataatatttaaaacaactactataaaattaatatttataagaaataagtaaCTCACAAATACtaataatgtataatttttttggtaacataattaacatatttgacttaaactaaattatactattataataagtttattccTATAATAATGACAGTAATAtaataaggaataaaataatCCTTGTATTAATTAACACCCAGCAGTAtacgtttttctttttccattttatatTTCCCTCactccctctctctttctctcacttCACTTTCTCTGTGTCCGTTGGAACCAAACAGGTcccttctctctctcactctttcCCTTCGCTCCTTTCTCTGTCACACACACAAAACACTACTCTCTGTGTCTCCACACTCCATTTTTTCACTCTCAGAGTCACTGACCAAGAAACCCTCTACCTTGttgtttttcttattcttgTTAATTTGAGTGTAACATGACCACATTCTTAACTAAAATCTTATACTTTCATTCATGAATCCCACCACCCAACCCCCACCGTCGTTGCCGCCACCGCCGTTGCCTCCGCCGCAGCTCCAGCCCCACCGCCCCTCCACCTCCTGCGACCGCCACCCTCAAGAGAACTTCACCGGCTTCTGCCCTTCATGCCTCTGCGAGCGCCTCGCCGTGCTCGATCCCAACTCCTCCTCCACCTCCTCCGCTGCCCGCAAGCCGCCAACTTCCTCCACTGCCGCCGCAGCCCTTAAGGCCATCTTCCGCCCCTCCATTGCAGCCCGCAACCGCCCTCCCCCCTCCTCCTTCCTCCCGGAGCTCCGCCGCACAAAATCCTTCTCCGCCTCCAAAAACGAAGCCCTCTCCGGCTTCTTCGAACCACAGAGAAAATCCTGCGACGTCCGCGGCCGCAGCACACTCTTCTCCCTCTTCAACCAAGAAGCCGCCGTCGCCGTCGAGGTCGAAACCCGCCACAACCTCCCTTCATCTTCCGTCGTTCAGAAACCCGTCCTCGAGtccgaagaagaagaagaacaagaacaagaaaacaACAACATTGTCGTTCACAACGTGAacgacaacaacaacactagGGTTCCAGACTCACTACAACCACAACCAGAAGCAACCAATAATACCTTCACCGAACACAGAGTTTCGGTTTCAGAAATCGTAGAAGAGGAACCGGAGATAGTACTCGAACCCGAAGCTGACGTGGCAGCTGCAGAAGAAGACACACTGAAGGAGACGAAGGACCACATGGATCTGGATTCCTCCCAAACAAAGAAACCCTCCGGCGGCCGCGACTTGAAGGGCAGCTTCTGGTCCGCGGCTTCAGTCTTCAGCAAGAAGCTCCAGAAGTGGAGGCAGAAGCAGAAGAACAAAAAGCGCGAGCGAAACGGCGTCGTTGTGGGCTCCGGAACCCTCTTACCTGTCGAGAAACCGATCTCGCGGCAATTCCGCGAGACGCAGTCGGAGATCGCCGACTACGGCTTCGGGCGCCGCTCCTGCGACACCGATCCGCGGTTCTCGCTCGACGCTGCCCGAATGTCGTTCGATTTCGAAGAGCCGCGCGCTTCCTGGGACGGTTATTTGATGGCAAGGACGACATCATCGTTCGCGGCGGTTCCTCCGAGGATGCCTACTATGATTGAAGACGCGCCTGCGCCGGTTCAGGTTCTCAGAACCGATTCTCTTATCCCCGTGGAGGAGCCGGAATATGAGGACGCTCTCATTCTCAATCTCAATCTTAATCCTAATCCTAATCTCCCTGGTGGTTCTGCTCAGACGAAGGAGTATTATTCCGACTCTTCGCGCAGAAGGAAGAGTCTTGATCGGTCTAGTTCTATTAGGAGAactgctgctgctgttgttgctgAAATGGATGAGTTGAAGGCTGTTGCAAATGCTAGTGCTAATGCTAATGCTAATGCGAGGGTTACTCCTGCTGCTTCTGCTGATTATTtgcataataatattaataataatcctTTGAGGGACTCCAATTTGAATTCGAAttcgaattcaaatttgttGAGGGATGATGAGAAGGGGAGTTCTAAGAAGTCATCGAGCCGGTGGAGGGCGTGGAGTATATGGGGATTGATACACCGGAGGGGAAGTAAGGAGGAGGAGGGTGGAGGGAACGGGAATGGGAATGGGGTGGAGAGGTCGTATTCGGAGTCGTGGCAGGAGtatagaggaggaggaggggagAAGAATGGGGATGTTAGGGGTGGTGGTTTTAATCCTAAGTTGATGAGGAGTAATAGCAGTGTGAGTTGGAGGAATGGGCAGAGTATGataggtggtggtggtggagggtTTGGGAATGTGAGTATGAGGAAGAGTGATGTGCAAGGGAATGGACTTGGACTTGGGCTTGGTGGAAGGAAGGGGAGGGATGAGTTTGTTGGGTTGGAGAGGAACCGTAGTGCCAGGTATTCCTCGCCGAACAGCATCGATAACAATGGTCTCTTGAGGCTCTACTTGGGTGGCAGGAGAAACGGGTCCGGGAAAGGAAGGTCGAACCAGGCACATTCTATCGCCAGAAACGTACTTCGATTGTATTGAAAAATTGAAGGTGTTCTATGGTTTCATGATGTTAATTAGTTAGTTAACCTATGTATTCTTGATGGTTGGTTTACTTGGTT
This region of Glycine max cultivar Williams 82 chromosome 7, Glycine_max_v4.0, whole genome shotgun sequence genomic DNA includes:
- the LOC100799446 gene encoding protein OCTOPUS, with translation MNPTTQPPPSLPPPPLPPPQLQPHRPSTSCDRHPQENFTGFCPSCLCERLAVLDPNSSSTSSAARKPPTSSTAAAALKAIFRPSIAARNRPPPSSFLPELRRTKSFSASKNEALSGFFEPQRKSCDVRGRSTLFSLFNQEAAVAVEVETRHNLPSSSVVQKPVLESEEEEEQEQENNNIVVHNVNDNNNTRVPDSLQPQPEATNNTFTEHRVSVSEIVEEEPEIVLEPEADVAAAEEDTLKETKDHMDLDSSQTKKPSGGRDLKGSFWSAASVFSKKLQKWRQKQKNKKRERNGVVVGSGTLLPVEKPISRQFRETQSEIADYGFGRRSCDTDPRFSLDAARMSFDFEEPRASWDGYLMARTTSSFAAVPPRMPTMIEDAPAPVQVLRTDSLIPVEEPEYEDALILNLNLNPNPNLPGGSAQTKEYYSDSSRRRKSLDRSSSIRRTAAAVVAEMDELKAVANASANANANARVTPAASADYLHNNINNNPLRDSNLNSNSNSNLLRDDEKGSSKKSSSRWRAWSIWGLIHRRGSKEEEGGGNGNGNGVERSYSESWQEYRGGGGEKNGDVRGGGFNPKLMRSNSSVSWRNGQSMIGGGGGGFGNVSMRKSDVQGNGLGLGLGGRKGRDEFVGLERNRSARYSSPNSIDNNGLLRLYLGGRRNGSGKGRSNQAHSIARNVLRLY
- the LOC102662815 gene encoding protein OCTOPUS-like translates to MDPGLEPHHPSGYCDRHPEEQFIGYCPECLYEELTVHDENSSTSTQVESHATSSIISSTKAIFQPFTAMCGPNRPCSSSSFLLMLRRTKSLFGTFKSQRKSNNFPTHNTLLSLFNQDDEYKIPREEPEVEMLNLASSSSIVQEVEEDRGTREIKGNEIIEEELEVEAKETPEAMKDTMDLGSQANKSYGHDLKGIFQFVSLVFKKKLQKNGGRNKR